One Vicingus serpentipes DNA window includes the following coding sequences:
- the porK gene encoding T9SS ring complex lipoprotein PorK/GldK — translation MKRILILLAVVVLYACSKGNGELIGVQGREEWYQPDPFGMLFIPMGSYNMGPSDQDVPYSLTAQTRTVSVQAFYMDQTEISNNEYRQFVYWVRDSMARRIMAEEVDEEAFSIAENDYGEEIDPPLLDWYTKLKWDEPEAREALEPMFYSPAERFYRRRELDARKLNYEYYWIDYRRAAKRESRDSEDHAFSMDRSKFIMRDVINVYPDTLAWIHDLTYSFNEPMTKNYFWHPAYDDYPVVGVSWKQATAFCIWRTQLLESFLIGNGSAIVNDFRLPTESEWEWAARGGLDLSPYPWGGPYIRNSRGCFLGNFKPMRGNYIDDGGFHTVKINSYNPNDFGLYCMAGNVAEWTSNAFDESAYNFAHDLNPDYMYDAKENDPPSLKRKVIRGGSWKDVGYYLQTSTRTYEYQDTAKCYIGFRCVMTYLGRAKDDNL, via the coding sequence ATGAAACGAATATTAATATTATTAGCAGTAGTTGTTCTTTATGCTTGTAGCAAAGGGAATGGAGAGTTGATTGGTGTGCAAGGAAGAGAGGAGTGGTATCAACCAGATCCATTTGGGATGTTATTCATACCAATGGGTAGTTATAATATGGGTCCATCAGATCAAGATGTACCATATTCTTTAACAGCACAAACAAGAACTGTATCGGTTCAAGCATTTTATATGGATCAGACAGAAATTTCTAATAACGAATATAGACAGTTTGTTTATTGGGTAAGAGATTCTATGGCTAGAAGAATTATGGCTGAAGAAGTTGATGAAGAAGCATTTTCTATAGCAGAAAATGATTATGGAGAAGAAATTGATCCCCCATTATTAGATTGGTATACTAAACTAAAATGGGATGAACCTGAAGCAAGAGAAGCTTTAGAACCTATGTTTTATTCTCCTGCTGAAAGATTTTATAGAAGAAGAGAGTTAGATGCTCGTAAACTAAACTACGAGTACTATTGGATAGATTATAGAAGAGCTGCTAAAAGAGAAAGCCGTGATTCAGAAGATCATGCGTTTAGTATGGATAGATCTAAGTTTATTATGAGAGATGTTATAAATGTTTACCCTGACACACTTGCTTGGATACATGATTTAACATACTCATTTAACGAGCCAATGACTAAAAATTATTTTTGGCACCCGGCATATGATGATTATCCTGTTGTAGGTGTTTCATGGAAACAGGCTACTGCGTTTTGTATCTGGAGAACTCAATTATTAGAAAGTTTTTTAATTGGTAATGGCTCAGCCATAGTTAATGACTTTAGACTACCTACTGAATCGGAGTGGGAATGGGCTGCAAGAGGTGGCTTAGACTTAAGTCCTTACCCTTGGGGTGGGCCTTATATTAGAAATAGTAGAGGTTGTTTCTTAGGTAACTTCAAGCCTATGAGAGGGAACTACATAGATGATGGTGGATTCCATACTGTAAAAATTAATTCTTACAATCCCAATGATTTTGGATTATATTGTATGGCTGGAAATGTTGCAGAGTGGACAAGTAACGCATTTGATGAGTCTGCATATAATTTTGCACATGATTTAAATCCAGATTACATGTATGACGCTAAAGAAAATGATCCTCCTTCATTAAAAAGAAAAGTAATTAGAGGAGGTTCATGGAAAGATGTTGGGTATTATTTACAAACATCAACAAGAACTTACGAGTATCAAGATACTGCTAAGTGTTATATTGGATTTAGATGCGTGATGACGTATTTAGGAAGAGCCAAAGACGACAATTTATAA
- the porL gene encoding type IX secretion system motor protein PorL/GldL encodes MGFVEFLFETKKGKTVMGIIYGWGGAIVIIGALFKIMHWPGSSFFLIAGLGIEAAIFAISAFEPPHMDLDWTLVYPELAGMDEGHGHGGHSISNKPVTEQLDDMLSEAKIGPELIESLGQGLRSLSDNANKLSQISDASVATNDYTDSLKNASTKVSDLADTYAQASQALTGLSDAAQSGSSTGEELQKMASTLEALNKSYEVQLTGSQQQAETMTAMYEGINTLMTNLSDSVEDTKRYKENISELSVNLSKLNTVYGNMLTAMSVPAGA; translated from the coding sequence ATGGGATTTGTAGAATTTTTATTTGAAACAAAAAAAGGTAAAACCGTAATGGGTATTATTTACGGTTGGGGAGGCGCAATTGTAATTATTGGTGCACTTTTTAAGATTATGCACTGGCCTGGATCTTCTTTTTTCTTAATTGCAGGATTAGGAATTGAGGCTGCAATTTTCGCTATTTCAGCATTTGAGCCACCTCATATGGATTTGGATTGGACATTAGTATATCCTGAATTAGCTGGGATGGATGAAGGACATGGTCATGGAGGTCATTCAATCTCTAATAAACCTGTAACTGAACAATTAGATGATATGTTATCAGAAGCAAAAATTGGTCCTGAATTAATTGAAAGTTTAGGTCAAGGATTAAGAAGTTTAAGTGATAATGCAAATAAATTATCTCAAATTTCTGACGCATCTGTTGCAACTAATGATTATACAGATAGTTTGAAAAATGCATCAACAAAAGTTTCTGACTTAGCTGATACTTATGCTCAAGCTTCACAAGCTTTAACAGGTTTATCTGATGCAGCTCAATCTGGTTCATCTACTGGAGAAGAATTACAAAAAATGGCATCTACTTTAGAAGCTTTAAATAAATCATATGAAGTTCAACTGACAGGCTCTCAACAACAAGCTGAGACAATGACAGCAATGTATGAAGGTATCAATACATTAATGACTAATTTATCTGATTCAGTTGAAGATACTAAGCGTTATAAAGAAAATATTTCTGAATTATCGGTTAACTTATCTAAATTGAATACTGTTTATGGTAATATGTTAACTGCAATGAGTGTTCCAGCTGGAGCATAA
- the porM gene encoding type IX secretion system motor protein PorM/GldM, which yields MAGGKLPPRQKMIGLMYLVLLALLAMNVSKSILDSFLVINDGIESTKTTFAEKNAFYYEAFDRAANESPAAKGFADKAYKVKKLADDMDDHIKKLKSKIIELTDGIPKEVADTINVRNVSAKDNYDQPTFVMGIADPQKPTKVPGLEEFSGVVLREKMNAFETGALSVFEDKAIKEDIASKIAYLKTLPVKNSSGGEDPWEVGVFYHIPLAATITMLSKLQSDVRTAEAEVIAKLYENIDAGGVSFNKVDGFAYTKKAYVMDGDTFKAEIFTAAYDDRVEPEIFIGQVDSSLILKGETDENKIMQGTKKDSWEATSAGTDGWYKLEDIKGGKGYLAVKQGMGVHEWGGIIKVKTKKGPKVFPFANTFEVGKPSTTVAASAMNVFYMGIDNPVSVSAPMPNFKASAPGLKQGKGQGQYIMRPTKAGKVTINVTGTDESGKTVNLGKSEFRVKKIPNPTPYIAGKTGTCVMSKGDLGRGVIQAKMEGFEFDLKVAVGSFTLGTTSNGDYTEAKCVGNRLDSKAQSMVKKASRGQRFYLESMKVKMPDGSTRELANINIKII from the coding sequence ATGGCTGGAGGAAAATTGCCACCAAGGCAGAAAATGATAGGTCTTATGTACCTTGTATTACTTGCGCTTCTTGCGATGAACGTTTCTAAATCAATTTTGGATTCATTTTTAGTAATTAATGACGGTATTGAGTCTACAAAAACAACATTTGCAGAAAAAAATGCTTTTTATTATGAAGCTTTCGATAGAGCAGCTAATGAAAGCCCTGCTGCAAAAGGATTTGCTGATAAAGCATATAAGGTGAAAAAATTAGCAGATGATATGGATGACCATATTAAAAAGCTAAAAAGTAAAATAATTGAGTTAACTGATGGTATTCCTAAAGAGGTTGCTGATACTATTAATGTAAGAAATGTTAGTGCTAAAGATAATTATGATCAGCCAACATTTGTTATGGGTATTGCAGATCCTCAAAAACCAACTAAAGTACCTGGATTGGAAGAGTTTAGTGGTGTTGTTTTAAGAGAAAAAATGAATGCTTTTGAAACAGGAGCTCTATCTGTTTTTGAAGATAAAGCAATAAAAGAAGATATAGCATCTAAAATTGCATATTTAAAAACATTACCTGTTAAAAATAGTAGTGGAGGAGAAGATCCATGGGAAGTAGGTGTTTTCTACCATATTCCATTAGCTGCTACAATTACTATGCTTTCTAAATTACAATCTGATGTTAGAACAGCTGAAGCTGAAGTTATTGCTAAACTTTATGAAAATATTGATGCCGGAGGAGTATCATTTAATAAAGTTGACGGTTTTGCTTACACTAAGAAAGCTTATGTAATGGATGGAGATACTTTTAAAGCTGAAATATTCACTGCAGCTTATGATGATAGAGTTGAACCAGAAATTTTCATTGGTCAAGTTGATAGTTCTCTAATTCTTAAAGGTGAAACTGATGAGAATAAGATCATGCAAGGAACTAAGAAAGATAGTTGGGAAGCAACTTCTGCTGGTACTGATGGATGGTATAAACTAGAAGACATTAAAGGTGGGAAAGGTTATTTAGCTGTAAAGCAAGGAATGGGAGTTCATGAATGGGGAGGAATAATTAAGGTTAAAACTAAAAAAGGACCTAAAGTATTTCCTTTTGCAAATACTTTTGAAGTTGGTAAACCATCTACAACTGTTGCTGCATCTGCAATGAATGTATTCTACATGGGAATTGATAATCCTGTATCAGTATCTGCACCAATGCCTAACTTTAAAGCTTCAGCACCTGGATTAAAGCAAGGGAAAGGGCAAGGTCAGTATATTATGAGACCTACAAAAGCTGGAAAGGTAACTATAAATGTTACTGGAACTGATGAATCAGGTAAAACTGTTAATCTAGGTAAGAGTGAATTTAGAGTTAAGAAAATTCCTAACCCTACTCCATATATAGCTGGTAAAACAGGTACATGTGTTATGTCTAAAGGTGATTTAGGTAGAGGTGTTATTCAAGCTAAAATGGAAGGGTTTGAATTTGATTTGAAAGTTGCTGTTGGTTCATTTACTTTAGGAACAACTTCGAATGGGGATTATACTGAAGCTAAATGCGTTGGTAATAGATTAGATTCTAAAGCGCAAAGCATGGTGAAAAAAGCTTCTAGAGGTCAAAGATTTTACTTAGAATCTATGAAAGTTAAAATGCCTGATGGAAGTACCAGAGAATTAGCAAACATTAACATTAAAATAATTTAA
- the porN gene encoding type IX secretion system ring subunit PorN/GldN: MLRKSLILCLLVFCSFSIYAQNKVLDKPWIKENTPTRRVIPYTHVREADVMWQRRVWRTIDLREKINHPLYYPITPIQDRKCLYDVLKEGILEGTITAYDVNDDEFTIQLTKAEAKTQMGEWKENKQYDEWGEEILGASDSVYNDFSAQDIVEYRLKEEWFFDRERSIMDVRILGIAPVRNNIDENTGESKGKMPMFWVYFPEARYVFANYDVFNRQNDAERRTFEDIFWKRMFNSYIVKRSNVYDRNNKSYLKGLDLLLEGDKIKEDIFNYEHDLWHF; encoded by the coding sequence ATGTTACGAAAGTCTTTAATATTATGTTTACTTGTATTTTGTTCGTTTAGCATTTATGCTCAGAACAAAGTATTGGATAAGCCTTGGATAAAGGAAAATACTCCAACAAGACGAGTTATACCATATACTCATGTTAGAGAAGCCGATGTTATGTGGCAAAGAAGAGTTTGGCGAACTATAGATTTGCGTGAAAAAATAAATCACCCTCTTTATTATCCTATTACTCCTATTCAAGATAGAAAATGTTTATATGACGTACTTAAAGAAGGAATTCTAGAAGGAACTATTACTGCTTATGATGTTAATGATGATGAATTTACAATTCAATTAACAAAAGCTGAAGCTAAGACTCAGATGGGTGAGTGGAAAGAAAATAAGCAATATGATGAATGGGGAGAAGAGATATTAGGTGCTTCAGATTCTGTTTATAATGATTTTTCTGCTCAAGATATAGTTGAATATCGTTTAAAAGAAGAATGGTTTTTTGATAGAGAAAGATCAATTATGGATGTTCGTATTTTAGGTATTGCACCAGTTAGAAACAACATTGATGAAAATACAGGGGAGTCGAAAGGTAAAATGCCAATGTTTTGGGTTTATTTTCCAGAAGCTCGTTATGTATTTGCTAATTATGATGTTTTTAATCGTCAAAATGATGCCGAAAGAAGAACATTTGAAGATATTTTCTGGAAAAGAATGTTTAACAGTTATATTGTTAAGCGTTCAAATGTTTATGATAGAAATAATAAGAGTTATTTGAAGGGATTAGATCTTTTGTTAGAAGGAGATAAAATCAAAGAAGATATCTTTAATTATGAGCATGATTTATGGCACTTTTAG
- a CDS encoding threonine aldolase family protein, with protein MIIDLRSDTVTRPSDAMLNAMWQAKVGDDVLGDDPTVKELEQKVANLFGMEDALFCPSGTMTNQIAIKIHTNSPGELICDELSHVYKYEGGGIGFNSGLATKLLKGDRGRLNVKMVEEAINPNDIHFPESQLVVLENTCNKGGGTIYTLDDIIRIKQLCEEKGLKFHLDGARVFNAIVESDYSEKDLGKYFDTISVCLSKGLGAPVGSLLVGSKKDIIKARRIRKILGGGMRQAGYLAAAGIFALDNNVDRLKDDHSRAREIANNIEGLSFIKTIWPVYTNILIFEINDNVDLNNLISGLAEHNLKVSAFGSQLIRIVTHLDFTDEMLSETIKILRNIKF; from the coding sequence ATGATTATTGATTTAAGAAGTGATACAGTTACAAGACCATCTGATGCTATGCTAAATGCTATGTGGCAAGCTAAAGTTGGAGATGATGTATTGGGTGATGACCCAACTGTTAAGGAATTAGAGCAAAAAGTTGCTAATTTATTTGGAATGGAAGATGCTTTGTTTTGTCCGTCTGGGACTATGACTAATCAGATAGCAATTAAAATTCATACAAATTCTCCAGGTGAATTAATTTGTGATGAATTATCACATGTTTATAAATATGAAGGAGGAGGTATTGGTTTTAATTCTGGTTTAGCTACTAAATTATTAAAAGGAGATAGAGGTAGATTAAATGTTAAGATGGTTGAAGAAGCTATTAACCCTAATGATATTCATTTTCCTGAATCACAACTAGTAGTATTAGAGAATACTTGTAATAAAGGAGGAGGAACAATATATACACTTGATGATATTATTAGAATTAAACAATTATGCGAAGAGAAAGGTTTAAAGTTTCATTTGGATGGTGCTAGAGTTTTTAATGCAATTGTAGAATCAGATTATTCTGAAAAAGATTTAGGTAAATATTTTGATACAATTTCTGTTTGTCTGTCAAAAGGACTAGGAGCCCCAGTAGGTTCTTTACTTGTAGGATCTAAAAAAGATATTATTAAAGCAAGAAGAATACGTAAGATTTTAGGGGGAGGCATGAGACAAGCAGGGTATCTAGCTGCGGCCGGAATTTTTGCCCTTGATAATAATGTAGATAGATTAAAAGATGATCATTCTCGAGCTAGAGAAATAGCAAATAATATTGAAGGATTGTCGTTTATAAAAACCATCTGGCCAGTTTATACCAATATTTTGATTTTTGAAATAAATGATAATGTTGATTTAAATAATTTAATTTCAGGACTAGCAGAACACAATTTGAAAGTATCAGCTTTCGGTTCTCAATTAATTAGAATAGTAACTCATCTCGATTTTACTGATGAAATGCTAAGTGAAACAATAAAAATATTGCGAAATATAAAATTTTAA
- a CDS encoding DUF3109 family protein — MIHINDTIISEVLLEKKFVCNLKACKGACCVEGDAGAPLDEDELKKLEEVYPIVKEYLSDQSIKALEENLYTVDTDGDYVTTLINNKECAYVVFEEDGTSKCGIEQAYLDGKTDWKKPISCHLFPVRLNEYETFTAVNYAYWDICDDACVLGEQLGVKVYQFLKEPLIRRFGEKWFNELELVDHNFNKI, encoded by the coding sequence ATGATTCATATTAACGATACTATAATTTCAGAAGTTCTTTTAGAGAAAAAATTTGTTTGTAATTTAAAAGCTTGTAAAGGTGCTTGTTGTGTTGAAGGTGATGCTGGTGCACCATTAGATGAAGACGAGTTAAAAAAATTAGAAGAGGTTTATCCTATAGTAAAGGAATATTTATCAGACCAATCTATTAAAGCATTAGAAGAAAATTTATATACTGTAGACACTGATGGTGATTATGTTACTACTTTAATAAACAATAAAGAATGTGCTTATGTTGTTTTTGAAGAAGATGGAACAAGTAAGTGTGGAATAGAGCAAGCATACTTAGACGGGAAAACTGATTGGAAAAAACCAATATCTTGTCATTTATTTCCTGTTAGATTGAATGAGTATGAAACATTCACAGCTGTTAATTATGCTTATTGGGATATTTGTGATGATGCTTGTGTATTAGGAGAACAGCTAGGTGTTAAAGTATATCAATTTTTAAAAGAACCTCTTATTAGAAGATTTGGAGAAAAATGGTTTAATGAATTAGAATTGGTTGATCACAACTTTAATAAAATATAA
- a CDS encoding ribonucleotide-diphosphate reductase subunit beta translates to MANEEPILKENPDRFVLFPIQHDDIWKFYKDQQASFWTAEEIDLSQDLNDWDNKLTEDERYFIKHILAFFAASDGIVNENLAENFLSEVQYTEAKFFYGFQVMMENIHSETYSLLIDTYIKDNKEKDYLLNAIDTFPPVRKKADWALRWIDNGSFAERLVAFAAVEGIFFSGSFCSIFWLKKRGLMPGLTFSNELISRDEGMHMDFACLLYNNHLVNKLSKEKITKIITDAVDIEAEFVTESLPVRLIGMNSDLMNQYIQFVADRLLNELGCEKVYNTTNPFDFMDMISLQGKTNFFEKRVAEYQKAGVSSGSEQNDAFSLDEDF, encoded by the coding sequence ATTGCAAATGAAGAACCTATTTTAAAGGAAAATCCAGATAGGTTTGTTTTGTTTCCAATTCAGCATGATGATATCTGGAAATTTTATAAAGATCAACAAGCAAGTTTTTGGACTGCAGAAGAAATTGATTTATCTCAAGATTTAAATGATTGGGATAATAAACTAACTGAAGATGAGCGTTACTTTATTAAACATATTCTTGCGTTTTTTGCAGCTAGCGATGGTATTGTAAATGAGAACTTAGCTGAAAACTTTTTAAGTGAAGTACAATATACTGAAGCTAAATTTTTCTATGGCTTTCAAGTAATGATGGAGAATATTCATTCTGAAACTTATTCGCTTTTAATTGATACTTATATTAAAGATAACAAAGAAAAAGATTATCTATTAAATGCAATAGACACTTTTCCTCCAGTAAGAAAAAAAGCTGATTGGGCTTTAAGATGGATTGATAATGGAAGCTTTGCTGAAAGATTAGTTGCTTTTGCAGCTGTTGAAGGAATTTTCTTTTCAGGAAGCTTTTGCTCTATATTTTGGCTGAAAAAAAGAGGCCTTATGCCAGGACTTACTTTTTCAAATGAGTTGATCTCTAGAGATGAGGGAATGCATATGGATTTTGCTTGTCTTTTATATAACAACCATTTAGTAAATAAACTTAGTAAAGAAAAAATAACAAAAATTATTACTGATGCAGTTGATATAGAAGCGGAATTTGTTACTGAATCTTTACCAGTTCGTTTAATTGGAATGAACTCTGATTTAATGAATCAATATATTCAGTTTGTTGCTGACAGATTATTGAATGAATTAGGTTGTGAAAAAGTATATAACACAACAAACCCATTCGATTTTATGGATATGATTTCATTACAAGGTAAAACAAATTTCTTTGAAAAAAGAGTTGCTGAATACCAAAAAGCAGGAGTTTCTTCTGGAAGTGAACAAAATGATGCTTTTAGCCTTGACGAAGATTTTTAA
- a CDS encoding ribonucleoside-diphosphate reductase subunit alpha, with translation MFVQKRDGKKEAVQFDKITARVKKLCYGLNSLVDPTKVAMKVIEGLYDGVTTSELDNLAAEVAATMTVQHPDFALLASRISVSNLHKNTEKSFSETMEMLFNYIDPKTGEEAPLIAKDVYEVIRDNAEALDSAIIYDRDFNYDYFGFKTLERAYLLKLDGKIAERPQHMLMRVAIGIHKEDIEAAIETYNLMSEKWFTHATPTLFNAGTPKPQMSSCFLLSMQDDSIEGIYDTLKQTAKISQSAGGIGLSIHNVRATGSYIKGTNGESNGIVPMLRVFNDTARYVDQGGGKRKGSFAIYLEPWHADIIDFLDLKKNHGKEENRARDLFYAMWTPDLFMKRVEANADWTLMCPHECPGLYDTYGEEFEKLYTKYEQEGKGRKTISARELWNTILESQIETGTPYMLYKDACNEKSNQKNLGTIRSSNLCTEIMEYTSKDEVAVCNLASLALPKFVIEGKFDHQKLFDITYVATKNLNRIIDNNYYPVEEARNSNFRHRPIGLGVQGLADAFILLRMPFESEEAKKLNSEIFETIYYAAMTASKDLAKVDGAYESYKGSPVSQGIFQYDMWGVTPSDRWEWDVLKEEVAKYGVRNSLLLAPMPTASTSQILGNNECFEPYTSNIYTRRVLSGEFIVVNKHLLRDLNKLGIWNDELKNRIMAENGSIQNIPEIPENLKELYKTVWEIKQKTVLDMAADRGAFVCQSQSLNLFMENPNFAKLTSMHFYAWKKGLKTGMYYLRTKAARDAVKFTVTKDAIAQPTAQQLKEEAEAALACSLDNPDNCEMCSG, from the coding sequence ATGTTTGTACAAAAAAGAGACGGAAAAAAAGAAGCTGTACAGTTTGACAAAATTACTGCTAGAGTAAAAAAACTTTGCTATGGATTAAATAGCCTTGTAGACCCTACTAAAGTTGCAATGAAAGTTATTGAAGGACTTTATGATGGTGTTACAACTTCGGAACTTGATAATTTAGCAGCTGAAGTTGCAGCAACAATGACTGTCCAACATCCTGATTTTGCATTGTTAGCCTCTAGAATATCAGTGTCTAATCTTCATAAGAATACTGAGAAAAGTTTTTCTGAAACAATGGAAATGCTTTTCAACTATATTGATCCAAAAACAGGAGAGGAAGCTCCATTGATTGCTAAAGATGTTTATGAAGTAATTAGAGATAATGCCGAAGCTTTAGATTCTGCGATTATTTACGATAGAGATTTTAATTACGATTATTTCGGTTTTAAAACATTAGAAAGAGCTTACTTGTTAAAGCTTGATGGCAAAATTGCAGAACGCCCACAACACATGTTAATGCGTGTTGCAATTGGAATTCACAAAGAAGATATAGAAGCTGCAATTGAGACTTATAATTTAATGTCTGAAAAATGGTTTACACACGCTACACCAACTTTATTTAATGCAGGAACACCTAAGCCTCAAATGTCATCTTGCTTCTTGTTAAGTATGCAAGACGATAGTATAGAAGGTATTTATGATACATTAAAGCAAACTGCTAAGATTTCTCAATCTGCTGGAGGAATAGGCTTAAGCATACATAACGTTAGAGCTACAGGTTCATATATAAAAGGAACAAATGGTGAATCAAATGGGATTGTACCAATGCTTAGGGTATTTAATGATACTGCTAGATATGTTGATCAAGGTGGAGGAAAGAGAAAAGGTTCTTTCGCTATCTATTTAGAACCTTGGCATGCAGATATTATCGATTTTCTTGACTTGAAGAAAAATCATGGTAAAGAAGAAAACAGAGCTAGAGATTTATTTTATGCAATGTGGACTCCTGATTTATTTATGAAGCGTGTTGAAGCTAATGCTGATTGGACTTTAATGTGCCCACATGAGTGCCCAGGACTTTATGATACTTATGGAGAAGAATTTGAAAAATTATATACAAAGTATGAGCAAGAAGGTAAAGGAAGAAAAACTATTTCTGCGCGTGAATTATGGAATACAATATTAGAATCGCAAATTGAAACAGGAACTCCATATATGCTTTATAAAGATGCATGTAATGAGAAGTCTAATCAAAAGAATTTAGGAACAATTCGTTCTTCTAATTTGTGTACTGAAATTATGGAATACACTTCTAAAGATGAGGTTGCAGTATGTAATTTAGCTTCTTTAGCATTGCCTAAATTTGTAATTGAAGGTAAATTTGATCACCAAAAATTATTTGACATTACTTATGTTGCAACTAAAAACTTAAATAGAATTATTGATAATAATTACTATCCAGTTGAAGAAGCACGTAATTCTAACTTCCGTCACCGACCGATAGGATTAGGTGTTCAAGGATTAGCTGATGCATTTATTTTGTTAAGAATGCCTTTCGAATCGGAGGAAGCTAAAAAATTGAATTCAGAAATTTTTGAAACTATTTATTATGCAGCAATGACTGCTTCTAAAGATCTAGCAAAAGTTGATGGCGCTTATGAATCCTATAAAGGTTCTCCAGTTTCGCAAGGAATTTTCCAATATGATATGTGGGGAGTTACACCATCTGACAGATGGGAATGGGATGTATTGAAGGAGGAAGTAGCTAAATACGGAGTTAGAAACTCTTTATTGTTAGCTCCAATGCCAACAGCATCTACTTCTCAAATTTTAGGAAATAACGAATGTTTTGAACCTTATACTTCGAACATATACACACGTAGAGTGTTGTCTGGAGAATTTATTGTAGTGAATAAACATTTATTAAGAGACTTAAATAAATTAGGTATTTGGAATGATGAGTTGAAAAATAGAATTATGGCTGAAAATGGTTCTATCCAAAACATACCAGAAATACCAGAAAATTTAAAAGAATTATACAAGACAGTTTGGGAGATAAAACAAAAAACAGTTCTTGATATGGCTGCAGATAGAGGGGCATTTGTTTGTCAGTCTCAGTCGTTGAACTTATTTATGGAAAATCCAAATTTTGCAAAACTTACATCAATGCATTTTTATGCATGGAAAAAAGGATTGAAAACGGGAATGTATTATTTAAGAACCAAAGCTGCTCGTGATGCTGTTAAATTTACAGTAACAAAAGATGCTATTGCTCAACCGACTGCTCAGCAGTTAAAAGAAGAAGCAGAAGCTGCTTTGGCATGTTCTTTAGATAATCCAGATAATTGTGAAATGTGTAGTGGATAA